One genomic segment of Tiliqua scincoides isolate rTilSci1 chromosome 6, rTilSci1.hap2, whole genome shotgun sequence includes these proteins:
- the PCDH18 gene encoding protocadherin-18 — protein sequence MHWIPALALATIVACSGGAAGKNLKYRIYEEQRVGSVIARLSEDVADVLYRLPKPSSVRFRAMQRGSSPLLVVREDNGEISIGARIDREQLCQKNWNCSIEFDVITLPTEHLQLFHVEVEVLDINDNSPQFSRALIPIEISESAAVGTRIPLDSAFDPDVGDNSLHTYSLSTNEFFTIEVRTRTDGAKYAELIVVSELDRELKSSYELQLTASDNGVPQRTGASILKISISDSNDNSPVFEQQTYIIQLFENSRVGTLLIDLNATDPDEGANGKVVYSFSSHVSSKILETFKMDPERGQLTLLKPVDYETTKSYEIDAQAQDLGPNSIPAHCKIIIKVVDVNDNKPEINLNLMSSGKEEIAYISEKPSKEPLFVALVQVQDKDSGLNGEVLCKLHGHGHFKLQKTYENNYFILTNTTLDREKRSEYSLTIIAEDRGTPSLSTVKHFTVQVVDENDNPPQFQTNRYEIVILENNSPGAYITSVTATDPDLGDNGQVTYTILESFILGSSITAYVTIDPSNGAIYALRTFDHEEVNQIAFVVQARDGGTQQLASNTTVVLTIIDENDNAPVIVGPVLHNNTAEISVPKEAESNYHVTRIKAIDRDSGMNSELSCSLASSSEDHLFIMDPQTCDIYLNGSIESAKSTEWELSVVVQDKGSPQLSTKALLKCSVFKYVYLPLATDATYITQPPLDVSMITIISLGAICAALLVIMVIFATRCNREKKDTRSYNCRVAESTYQHHPKRPSRQIHKGDITLVPTVNGTLPIRSHHKASPSSSPTLERGQMSSRQSHHSHQSLNSLVTISSNHVPENFSLELTHATPAVEVSQLLSMLHQGQYQPRPSFRGNKYSRSYRYALQDMDKFSLKDSGRGDSEAGDSDYDLGRDSPIDRLLGEGFSDLFLTDGRIPAAMRLCTEECRVLGHSDQCWMPPLPSPSSDYRSNMFIPGEEFQPQQSQPQQQQVLEDDTQTVESSEKKKSFSTFGKDSQNEEEAGDMCTSSLLSEMNSVFQRLLPPSLDAYTECNEMEPSSSLERRKGHLPAKTVSYPQGVAAWAASTHFQNPANNTGLTLGAHSGAQPSSKWLPAMEEIPENYEEDDFDNVLNHLSDGKHELMDASELVAEINKLLQDVRQN from the exons ATGCACTGGATCCCCGCGCTCGCCCTGGCGACGATCGTGGCTTGCTCCGGAGGCGCAGCGGGCAAGAACCTGAAGTACCGCATCTACGAGGAGCAGAGAGTGGGCTCGGTGATCGCCCGGCTGTCGGAGGATGTGGCGGACGTGCTGTACCGCCTGCCCAAGCCTTCGTCGGTCCGCTTCCGAGCCATGCAGAGGGGCAGCTCCCCCTTGCTGGTGGTGCGGGAGGACAACGGGGAGATCAGCATCGGGGCTCGCATCGACCGAGAGCAGCTGTGCCAGAAGAACTGGAACTGCTCCATCGAGTTCGACGTGATCACCCTGCCCACCGAGCACCTGCAGCTCTTCCACGTCGAGGTGGAGGTGCTGGACATCAACGACAACTCCCCCCAGTTCTCCCGGGCCCTGATCCCCATTGAGATCTCCGAGAGCGCTGCTGTGGGCACCCGGATCCCCTTGGACAGTGCTTTCGACCCCGACGTGGGGGACAACTCCCTCCACACCTACTCGCTGTCCACCAACGAATTCTTTACCATCGAAGTCCGGACCAGGACCGACGGGGCCAAATACGCAGAGCTGATCGTGGTGAGCGAACTGGACCGGGAGCTGAAATCCAGTTATGAGCTCCAACTCACCGCTTCGGACAACGGGGTGCCCCAGCGCACTGGAGCCTCCATCCTCAAAATCAGCATTTCAGACTCCAATGATAATAGCCCTGTGTTTGAGCAACAGACCTACATCATCCAGCTCTTTGAAAACTCACGGGTTGGGACCTTGCTCATTGACCTCAACGCCACTGATCCGGACGAGGGGGCCAACGGGAAAGTTGTCTACTCTTTCAGCAGTCACGTGTCTTCCAAAATCCTTGAGACTTTTAAAATGGACCCCGAAAGGGGGCAGCTGACCCTTCTAAAACCAGTGGACTATGAAACCACCAAATCCTACGAAATTGATGCCCAGGCGCAGGACCTGGGTCCCAATTCCATTCCGGCCCATTGCAAAATCATCATTAAAGTGGTTGACGTGAATGACAACAAGCCTGAGATCAACTTAAATCTGATGTCTTCTGGGAAGGAGGAAATTGCTTATATTTCGGAGAAGCCTTCCAAGGAGCCCTTGTTTGTGGCCCTGGTTCAGGTGCAAGACAAAGACTCTGGACTGAATGGCGAGGTTTTGTGCAAACTTCATGGGCATGGCCATTTTAAGCTTCAGAAGACCTATGAAAACAACTACTTCATCTTAACCAACACCACTCTGGATCGAGAAAAGAGATCTGAATACAGCTTGACTATCATCGCAGAAGACCGAGGGACACCAAGTCTCTCCACAGTGAAACACTTCACTGTGCAGGTTGTTGATGAAAATGACAACCCGCCACAATTCCAGACAAACAGATATGAAATTGTCATTTTGGAAAACAACTCTCCAGGTGCCTACATCACTTCTGTCACAGCAACAGACCCAGATCTAGGAGACAATGGACAGGTGACCTACACAATCTTGGAAAGCTTTATCTTGGGGAGTTCCATCACCGCTTATGTGACCATTGACCCCTCCAATGGAGCAATCTATGCACTTAGGACTTTTGACCATGAAGAAGTCAACCAGATTGCCTTTGTGGTTCAAGCTAGAGATGGAGGCACTCAACAGCTGGCCAGTAATACGACAGTTGTGCTCACCATCATTGATGAAAATGACAATGCCCCTGTAATTGTGGGACCAGTACTCCACAACAATACAGCTGAGATTTCAGTCCCTAAGGAAGCTGAAAGTAATTACCATGTTACTAGGATCAAAGCCATAGATAGAGACTCAGGGATGAACTCAGAGTTGAGCTGCTCATTAGCAAGTAGTAGTGAAGACCACCTCTTCATAATGGACCCACAAACATGTGACATCTATCTCAATGGTAGTATTGAATCTGCTAAGTCAACAGAATGGGAACTTTCAGTAGTTGTTCAGGACAAAGGAAGTCCACAACTCAGTACCAAAGCACTTCTGAAATGTAGCGTTTTTAAATATGTTTATCTACCTTTAGCTACAGATGCCACTTACATTACCCAACCCCCTCTAGATGTGTCCATGATCACAATTATCTCCTTAGGGGCAATCTGtgcagcattgcttgtcatcatGGTCATCTTTGCTACAAGGTGCAACCGTGAGAAAAAGGACACCAGGTCCTATAACTGTCGTGTTGCTGAATCCACCTACCAGCATCATCCCAAAAGGCCATCAAGACAAATTCACAAAGGGGACATTACACTTGTGCCTACCGTTAATGGGACTTTGCCAATAAGGTCTCACCACAAAGCTTCACCTTCATCATCTCCAACTCTAGAAAGGGGACAAATGAGCAGTCGTCAAAGCCATCACAGCCACCAGTCTTTAAACAGTCTGGTGACCATCTCGTCAAATCACGTGCCAGAGAATTTTTCTCTCGAGCTCACCCATGCTACTCCTGCTGTGGAG GTTTCTCAACTTCTCTCAATGCTTCATCAAGGCCAGTATCAGCCAAGGCCGAGTTTTCGGGGAAACAAATATTCCAGAAGCTACAG GTATGCCCTTCAAGATATGGATAAATTCAGCTTGAAAGACAGTGGCCGTGGTGACAGTGAAGCGGGAGACAGTGATTATGATTTGGGGAGAGATTCTCCAATTGATAGACTTCTGGGAGAAGGATTCAGTGACCTTTTCCTTACAGATGGGAGAATTCCTGCAG CAATGAGGTTGTGCACTGAGGAATGCAGAGTCCTTGGACACTCTGACCAGTGCTGGATgccaccccttccctctccttcctctgatTATAGGAGTAATATGTTTATCCCTGGAGAAGAGTTTCAGCCACAGCAAagccagccacagcagcagcaggtctTAGAAGATGATACTCAGACTGTTGAATcatctgaaaagaaaaagagctTCTCAACCTTTGGCAAAGATAGTCAGAATGAGGAAGAAGCAGGGGACATGTGCACCTCATCTCTGCTCTCTGAAATGAACAGCGTCTTCCAGCGCCTGTTGCCTCCATCCTTAGATGCctacacagaatgcaatgaaatggagCCTTCCAGTTCACTAGAGCGCAGGAAAGGACATTTACCTGCCAAGACTGTAAGCTATCCACAAGGGGTGGCGGCATGGGCAGCTAGCACACATTTCCAAAACCCCGCAAACAACACTGGGCTTACTTTGGGAGCTCACTCAGGTGCCCAGCCATCTTCAAAATGGCTGCCTGCCATGGAAGAAATCCCAGAGAATTATGAAGAAGATGACTTTGACAATGTGCTTAACCACCTCAGCGATGGTAAACACGAACTAATGGATGCCAGTGAACTGGTAGCAGAAATTAACAAGCTGCTACAAGATGTTCGGCAGAACTAG